From Cannabis sativa cultivar Pink pepper isolate KNU-18-1 chromosome 8, ASM2916894v1, whole genome shotgun sequence, a single genomic window includes:
- the LOC115699168 gene encoding uncharacterized protein LOC115699168 has protein sequence MPPTYFPLRWESTGDQWWYASPIDWAAANGHYDLVKELLKIDSNHLIKLTSLRRIRRLETVWDDEEQYHDVSKCRSHVARKLFHHCESKKSNKNSLIRAGYGGWLIYTAASAGDFGFVQELLERNPLLVFGEGEYGVTDILYAAARSKNSDVFRLLLDFASSPRFMAGKGGDFEEHIGDIPSVYKWEMINRAVHAAARGGNLMILKELLANCSDVLAYRDVQGSTIFHTAAGRGQVEILKYLTKSFNLSNSTDNQGNTALHVAAYRGQLAAVEALITASPSSIHQKNNAGETFLHKAVSGFQTLAFRRLDRQIELLRQLVSGKAFNIKNIINAKNNENRTALHVAIIGNAHSDLVQLLMTAESIDVNVTDIDGMTPLDYLRQRPPSASSDILIRQLISAGGIFGCQNYNARKVIVSRLKMQSNGNSSPGSSFRISDTEIFLYTGIENASDGSGGGGDHVISPVISAAVSIDLTSPYDYSANENNRSSFTSSSAKTSSVNNATVQLLKQVLHWPKIKDRTRRKPQKVKKSVDNDDDDEANNSDNAAAPTPLRKRFSKPTTTTNNKRALSVRSNQSSPSAKKKLASGIRHGVMQAVPQITVPNPHRSSRSSSFSKSSISSPTSLDKQKGVFTENDDMAGPSCSSSTQVHDNDNDNPSLIKQGNNHVHHSHSKRLKSPYFCFGTAGVSVKSPVSTTMHSYKRPVPLVA, from the exons ATGCCTCCAACTTATTTTCCATTAAGGTGGGAAAGCACAGGAGATCAATGGTGGTATGCTTCACCAATAGATTGGGCAGCTGCAAATGGACACTATGATTTAGTGAAAGAGCTTCTCAAAATTGACAGCAACCACTTGATCAAGCTCACCTCATTACGCCGAATTAGGCGACTAGAAACTGTTTGGGATGATGAAGAACAATACCATGATGTATCCAAATGCAGGTCTCATGTAGCTAGAAAGCTTTTCCATCATTGTGAATCAAAGAAAAGTAACAAGAACTCACTCATCAGAGCTGGCTATGGTGGATGGCTTATCTACACTGCAGCCTCAGCTGGTGATTTTGGTTTTGTTCAAGAACTACTTGAGAGAAACCCTCTTCTTGTTTTTGGTGAAGGAGAGTATGGTGTTACTGATATACTATATGCTGCAGCAAGGAGTAAGAATTCTGATGTTTTTAGGCTCTTGCTTGACTTTGCTTCTTCACCAAGGTTCATGGCTGGTAAAGGTGGAGACTTTGAGGAACATATTGGTGATATTCCTTCTGTTTACAagtgggaaatgattaataggGCTGTTCATGCTGCTGCTAGAGGTGGAAATTTGATGATTCTGAAGGAGCTTCTTGCTAATTGTTCTGATGTTTTGGCTTATAGGGATGTTCAAGGCTCAACTATTTTTCATACTGCAGCTGGCAGAGGACAAGTTGAg ATTCTCAAGTACCTTACAAAGTCTTTCAACTTGAGCAACTCAACAGACAACCAGGGCAACACAGCTCTTCATGTGGCTGCATACAGAGGCCAACTAGCTGCAGTTGAAGCTCTCATAACAGCTTCACCCTCATCAATTCACCAGAAAAACAACGCGGGCGAAACTTTCCTCCACAAGGCGGTATCTGGCTTCCAAACTCTGGCCTTTAGGAGATTAGACAGACAAATTGAGCTGCTGAGACAATTAGTTAGTGGTAAAGCTTTCAACATCAAGAACATTATCAATGCCAAGAACAACGAAAACCGAACTGCTCTTCATGTCGCCATCATTGGCAATGCTCATTCAGATCTTGTGCAGCTTCTAATGACAGCTGAATCAATAGATGTGAATGTCACTGACATTGATGGCATGACACCACTTGATTACCTAAGACAAAGACCACCTTCAGCTTCATCTGATATACTCATAAGACAGTTAATCTCAGCTGGTGGGATATTTGGTTGTCAAAATTACAATGCTAGAAAAGTCATTGTCTCACGTTTGAAGATGCAAAGCAATGGAAACAGCAGCCCTGGATCATCATTTCGAATCTCGGATACAGAAATATTCTTGTACACAGGAATTGAGAATGCATCAGAtggtagtggtggtggtggtgatcaTGTTATTAGTCCAGTAATTAGTGCAGCAGTTTCAATTGATCTAACTAGTCCATATGATTACTCTGCCAATGAGAACAACCGTAGCTCATTCACTAGTAGTAGTGCAAAGACTAGTTCAGTAAACAATGCAACAGTTCAGCTATTGAAACAAGTCCTACATTGGCCTAAGATCAAAGACAGAACAAGAAGAAAGCCTCAAAAGGTGAAGAAATCtgttgataatgatgatgatgatgaagcaaaCAATTCAGATAATGCTGCAGCACCAACCCCACTCAGGAAGAGATTTTCTAagccaacaacaacaacaaataacAAAAGGGCACTTTCTGTGAGGAGTAACCAATCAAGTCCATCAGCAAAGAAGAAACTTGCTTCTGGTATAAGGCATGGTGTTATGCAAGCAGTACCACAGATAACAGTTCCAAATCCACACCGATCATCTCGGTCTAGCTCATTCTCCAAATCTTCAATCTCATCTCCAACTTCATTGGACAAACAAAAGGGTGTCTTTACTGAGAATGATGACATGGCTGGACCTTCTTGCTCAAGCTCAACTCAAGTACATGACAATGACAATGACAATCCAAGTTTGATTAAGCAAGGAAATAATCATGTTCACCATAGTCATAGCAAAAGGTTGAAGAGTCCTTACTTTTGTTTTGGGACAGCTGGTGTGTCTGTTAAAAGCCCAGTTAGTACTACTATGCATAGTTACAAACGCCCTGTTCCTTTAGTGGCATGA